Proteins co-encoded in one Natronorubrum daqingense genomic window:
- a CDS encoding archaeosine biosynthesis radical SAM protein RaSEA: protein MSQPTPEVYEQGKGMDAHNQAMREIRSRKEASYDPHEPTRVWLDEDNTPDGVKQSLTIILNTGGCRWARAGGCTMCGYVAESVDGGSVSHDALMDQIDVCLAHETEHGDEPADLIKIYTSGSFLDEREVGAETRRAIGETFADRERIVLESLPDFVDREKIGDFTRHGIDTDIAIGLETATDRVRHDCVNKYFDFADFEDACAEAVAADEAAGDAEADASGPAAGIKAYLLMKPPFLTESEAVEDMISSIERCADVEGCHTVSMNPCNVQRYTMVDELYFNDGYRPPWLWSVTHVLEETADIDAIVVSDPVGHGSDRGPHNCQECDDLVQKAIKDFGLRQDPTVFEQVSCECEATWEVVMERERSFNQPLTR, encoded by the coding sequence ATGAGTCAACCCACGCCCGAGGTCTACGAGCAGGGCAAGGGCATGGACGCCCACAATCAAGCGATGCGAGAGATCCGCTCGCGCAAGGAGGCGAGTTACGACCCCCACGAGCCGACCCGCGTCTGGCTCGACGAGGACAACACCCCCGACGGTGTCAAGCAGAGTCTAACGATCATCCTCAACACCGGTGGCTGTCGCTGGGCCCGCGCCGGCGGCTGTACGATGTGTGGCTACGTCGCCGAGAGCGTCGACGGCGGCAGCGTCTCCCACGACGCCCTCATGGACCAGATCGACGTCTGCCTCGCACACGAGACAGAACACGGCGACGAGCCGGCGGACCTGATCAAGATTTACACCTCCGGATCGTTCCTCGACGAACGCGAGGTCGGCGCAGAGACCCGCCGCGCCATCGGCGAGACGTTCGCCGACCGCGAGCGGATCGTCCTCGAATCCCTGCCGGATTTCGTCGACCGCGAGAAGATCGGCGACTTCACCCGCCACGGTATCGACACAGACATCGCGATCGGTCTCGAGACGGCCACGGACCGCGTGCGCCACGACTGCGTGAACAAGTACTTCGACTTCGCGGATTTCGAAGACGCCTGCGCAGAGGCCGTCGCGGCCGACGAGGCTGCGGGTGACGCCGAAGCTGATGCCAGTGGCCCAGCAGCCGGCATCAAAGCCTACCTCCTGATGAAGCCGCCGTTCCTCACGGAATCCGAAGCCGTCGAAGACATGATCTCCTCCATCGAACGCTGCGCCGACGTCGAGGGCTGTCACACCGTCTCGATGAACCCGTGTAACGTCCAGCGCTACACGATGGTCGACGAACTCTACTTCAACGACGGCTACCGTCCGCCGTGGCTCTGGTCGGTCACCCACGTACTCGAGGAAACGGCCGATATCGACGCCATCGTCGTCTCGGACCCGGTCGGTCACGGTTCCGACCGCGGCCCGCACAACTGCCAGGAGTGTGACGACCTCGTCCAGAAGGCGATCAAGGACTTCGGCCTCCGACAGGACCCGACGGTGTTCGAGCAGGTCTCCTGTGAGTGTGAGGCGACGTGGGAGGTCGTCATGGAACGCGAACGGAGCTTCAACCAGCCACTGACGCGGTAA